A DNA window from Aminipila luticellarii contains the following coding sequences:
- a CDS encoding S-layer homology domain-containing protein, which produces MKKLLCMVMICTLLISTAFASGSVAAFAGTADSAQLTSAITAVKKVVDIPESLSEFSYYYDEDADEGSSIQLNWSDTEHTANASATVTNEGLITSFYCFSADFQSSGLAKVNKAQAQKAAEEYLKKFLPDTTGEFKLEDSAGNDYGSDYSFMYRMYVNDIPCDFISVRMEINKYTGKLSSYSLNADKKDLAVQSYPSKDKAIDRSEAEKIYLKELGPELKYFSYYDYSKKKLKVFTAYETDGTNRAIDANTGNVIKLYKDYQLYRYANQAETKDKAAGSAADEIKFTEEELKEIQRTQNLLDKGQADKAARDMIPSIGSQKLQSAMLRQDWGPNREYLWYLNYEKDFATLDAKTGVLLNFSSSSDSSSKNDIGLERAKTIAAGYMDKVCSDKKDQLVWSNEDTMDSKYGDYTFIYTRQVNGISFDQNTVSVSVDKAAGKILSYSRAWYDSAVFPALDKVIEQQKAFEAADQLGSFEFVYKKDLDGKIVLVYDFRKSGTYMIDAFKGVQLDYKGDVYKDDANLGDYTDIAGNWAEKMIKELKNNGYYLEGDTFAPKAATTQLEFFRYLYSPEQSYYTDDQDFYKMLIDRKMLTKEEVNAKAVVTRQEAAKYVSRYLGVDKLAKESAVFKNMYTDKVDSAYVGYASAAYAMGIMKGDAKGRFNGQNPLTHAETAAILFNTLNKN; this is translated from the coding sequence ATGAAAAAGCTATTATGTATGGTTATGATATGTACACTGCTGATATCCACAGCATTTGCGTCCGGCTCAGTAGCAGCCTTTGCGGGAACAGCGGATAGCGCCCAATTAACAAGTGCGATCACTGCGGTCAAAAAGGTGGTAGACATACCGGAGAGCCTAAGTGAATTCAGCTATTATTATGATGAGGATGCAGACGAAGGCAGCAGTATACAGCTGAACTGGTCCGATACGGAGCATACGGCCAATGCTTCTGCAACCGTAACGAATGAAGGGCTTATCACCTCGTTCTACTGCTTTTCAGCCGATTTTCAATCCAGCGGATTAGCCAAGGTAAACAAGGCTCAGGCTCAAAAGGCGGCGGAGGAATATCTGAAAAAGTTTCTGCCGGATACCACAGGTGAATTTAAACTGGAGGACAGCGCCGGCAATGACTACGGAAGTGATTACTCCTTTATGTATCGAATGTATGTAAACGATATTCCCTGTGATTTTATCTCTGTCCGCATGGAAATCAATAAATACACAGGAAAGCTTTCAAGCTACAGTTTGAATGCGGATAAGAAGGATTTGGCTGTTCAGAGCTATCCTTCCAAGGATAAAGCCATCGATAGAAGTGAAGCGGAAAAAATCTATTTAAAAGAATTGGGGCCTGAACTGAAATACTTTTCTTATTATGATTATTCTAAGAAAAAGCTGAAAGTATTTACGGCCTATGAAACCGATGGAACCAACAGAGCCATTGATGCCAATACCGGAAACGTGATAAAGCTGTATAAGGATTATCAGCTATATCGATATGCAAATCAGGCAGAGACAAAAGACAAAGCCGCCGGCAGCGCAGCGGATGAAATCAAGTTTACGGAAGAGGAATTAAAGGAAATACAGCGAACCCAGAATTTACTGGATAAGGGTCAGGCAGACAAAGCAGCCAGAGATATGATTCCTTCTATCGGAAGCCAGAAGCTTCAATCCGCTATGCTGAGACAGGACTGGGGACCGAACCGGGAATATTTATGGTATTTAAATTATGAAAAAGATTTTGCAACGCTGGATGCGAAGACAGGAGTACTGCTCAACTTTAGCAGCAGTTCAGACAGCAGCTCTAAAAATGATATCGGTCTGGAACGGGCAAAGACGATTGCCGCAGGCTATATGGATAAAGTCTGCTCAGACAAGAAGGATCAGCTTGTCTGGAGCAATGAAGATACCATGGACAGCAAGTATGGAGACTACACCTTTATTTATACCAGACAGGTGAACGGTATCAGCTTTGACCAGAACACGGTTTCCGTTTCCGTCGATAAAGCCGCAGGGAAGATTCTTTCCTATTCAAGAGCTTGGTATGACAGTGCCGTTTTCCCTGCATTAGACAAGGTCATAGAGCAGCAGAAAGCGTTTGAGGCAGCAGATCAGCTCGGCAGCTTTGAGTTCGTATATAAAAAGGATTTGGACGGGAAAATTGTTTTAGTATATGATTTCAGAAAAAGCGGAACCTATATGATCGATGCGTTTAAGGGAGTCCAATTGGATTATAAGGGTGATGTATATAAAGATGACGCCAATTTAGGGGACTATACGGATATAGCCGGAAACTGGGCTGAAAAAATGATTAAAGAGCTTAAGAATAATGGATATTATCTGGAGGGCGATACCTTTGCACCAAAGGCAGCGACCACTCAGCTGGAATTCTTCAGATATTTATATTCTCCTGAACAGAGTTATTATACAGACGATCAGGATTTTTATAAAATGCTGATTGACCGTAAGATGCTTACCAAGGAAGAAGTAAACGCCAAGGCTGTTGTTACAAGACAGGAGGCAGCAAAGTATGTAAGCAGGTATCTCGGTGTGGATAAGCTGGCAAAAGAATCCGCCGTATTTAAAAATATGTATACGGATAAGGTGGATTCCGCTTATGTAGGCTATGCTTCCGCAGCCTATGCAATGGGGATTATGAAGGGCGACGCCAAAGGAAGATTTAACGGACAAAA
- a CDS encoding TatD family hydrolase produces MLFDSHTHINNETLTEEDRIALAEKIEASDVSYVMDVGFNLESSVLAVKHAEKYPWCYAAVGCHPHDTKDMDDMQLAMLKGLAKKDKVMAIGEIGLDFHYDFSERDVQEEWFRKQIQLANELKMPITIHSREADELVMNILKEEGAFSRERMSWFPKRRGADGEMLPDARVLLHCFSGSREIGQQYIKLGGTLSIAGPITYKNARKGIEVVKNIPIEYLLVETDAPYLTPEPFRGKQNMSPYVEYTARKVAEIKEMEYEEVARITCENAKHFFGIN; encoded by the coding sequence ATGTTATTTGATTCACATACACATATAAACAACGAAACGCTTACGGAAGAAGACCGGATCGCTTTGGCAGAAAAAATCGAGGCATCCGATGTTTCCTATGTAATGGACGTGGGATTTAATCTGGAAAGCTCTGTTCTGGCCGTCAAACATGCGGAAAAATACCCGTGGTGTTATGCGGCGGTGGGCTGTCACCCTCATGATACAAAGGATATGGATGACATGCAGCTTGCCATGCTCAAAGGACTGGCAAAAAAGGACAAGGTCATGGCCATCGGGGAGATCGGATTGGATTTTCATTACGATTTTTCGGAAAGAGATGTACAGGAGGAATGGTTCAGAAAGCAAATCCAGCTTGCCAATGAACTGAAAATGCCCATTACGATTCATTCGAGAGAAGCCGATGAACTGGTCATGAACATTTTGAAGGAAGAGGGAGCTTTTTCCCGGGAGAGAATGAGCTGGTTCCCTAAAAGGCGGGGAGCGGACGGAGAGATGCTGCCGGACGCAAGGGTTCTGCTCCATTGCTTTTCAGGCAGCAGAGAAATCGGACAGCAGTATATAAAATTGGGGGGTACTCTGTCCATAGCCGGGCCGATTACCTATAAAAATGCACGGAAAGGGATCGAGGTGGTGAAAAATATTCCCATTGAATATTTACTGGTGGAGACCGACGCACCATATCTGACACCGGAACCTTTCAGGGGAAAACAAAATATGTCCCCTTATGTGGAGTATACGGCCCGAAAGGTGGCAGAAATCAAAGAGATGGAGTATGAAGAGGTGGCTCGTATAACCTGTGAAAACGCCAAACATTTCTTTGGAATAAATTAA